In the genome of Acidovorax sp. 69, the window TTGCGGCGACCTTACAGGTGGAAGTCGCCCGCAGCTTCCGGCTGATACAGGACTTTCTCAATGCGGATATGGCGTGTCCGATCGTTCACGCGCCAGTCGAAGGCATCGCCCTCTTTGTAGCCCAGGATCGCCATGCCAATGCCAGAGCAAATCGACAGCTTCCCGGCACGGTCGTCCGCGTCCTCGGGGTAGACCAGCGCCACTTCTGCGTCCTCATCGTCCAGCCGCACCAAGGCCCTGGAGTTCATCGTGACGACGTCAGGCGCTACCTGCCGCGAGTCGACCACGATGGCCCGCTCGATCTCATGCTCCAGCTCAAAAATATCGGGCGCCCGTTCCACCGCGAGCAAGCTCGTGAGTCGGGCTTTGTCGATTTCGGTGATGTGGATATCGGTGACGTAATCTGCAGGGCTGTCGCGCAGAAGCTGGAGATAGCGGTTCGACGTGATCGAGAACGAGTGGGGGGCATGGGCCTGGCTCTCCCGCAAAAACCCACAGTGCTCAAAGGCCCGCAACGAGCGTGTGTTGTCTGCGTGGATCTTGGCGATGAGCTTCTCGGCCCGCATGTCGAAAAAAGCCAGCTTCATGCCTTCGCGAAGGGTGCTGACCCCCAGCTTGCGCCCCCAGTTGTCGCGGTTGCCAATCACCAGCACCATCTCGCAGTCGGTGCCCGACTTGACCAGCCGCACAAACCCCACGGGCACGTCATGCCGGTCGTAGGCCATGAAGAAACGGCCACCCTGGTTGAACAAATGGGTCAGCGTCGGCAGCTGCACCCGGCCGACGACCTGTTCAATAAAGCGTGACACATGGCGCGAATCGCTCAGGTAGCGGGTGACGTCCTCGTCCTCCAACCAGTCCATGAGCTTGAGCGCGTCGGCCCGAGTGATCTCGGGACACAGAGAAATGAAAGGCTTGGTCATATCTTCACCACGGTTGGCTGTAAGAATGAAAGCCCTTCCTGGCGGGCTGAACTCAGCCACGACGGTTCTTTCGATAAGGCGCGGATTGTAGGACAGCGCGGGTGCGGGGAATTGAGGCGTTGTGGAACCCGTACGGATGAGTGCGGCAAGTGGGGCGTGTTCCGGTGAGTCGCAACGGGCTACGTCGTACCTCAAAGCGGACAAATGCACTGGAAGTCCCCCAGCGAAACCACCGAAAACCAGAACGGAACGAGGAAGGCAAGCTATGTGACAGCCTCGCAGGCAACTGTCCCTGACACGCTTTATTGAAACACGCACACACCCAATGACTGGCTTTTGGCGCGGTACATGGCGGTGTCTGCAGCGCGCAGGTAGTCGTCGACCGTCGCCAGCCTGGACGCGCTGCTGATCAATCCGATACTCGCACCACTGATCACGGTGTGCCCGCCAATCACGTAAGGTACTTCCAGGGCGGCGGTAATCTGTTGGGCGCGCTGGCGGGCTTCAGCGGGATCAATGGACTCCAGCAGCACATTGAACTCGTCGCCACCCATGCGGGCGACCAGATCCACCGCCCGCACGCAGGATTCGAGCCGCCGCGCCACCTGTTGCAATAGCTGGTCACCCACATGGTGTCCGTAGCTGTCGTTGACGGCCTTGAACCCGTTGAGGTCCAGGAGCAGCACGGCGAACATCGTGGCTCCATCGCGTGTCGCCACGCCACCACCGTTCACCCCCTCGTTCTGATGCAGCGCGATGAGTTGCGCGAGGCGATCGCGGAACAGTGGCCGGCCGGGCAAGTTGGTCAGCGCATCGTAGGAGCTGCCACGCTCGGCCAGATCGCTCAACGATCCCGCCATGCGCACCGCAACGCCCTCTTCCAACTCGGCGAGCCCGCGCCAATTGACCCACACCGGCCGCCCAGCCCCGTGAAACGCGCGGAAGTCCACCGAAAAGTTCGGGCTGTTTCCGGACAGGTGCCGGCGATAGGCCTCCTGCACGCGCCCGCGATCCTCGGGATCGATGAGTTGCTCCAAAAAGCGCCAGCCTCCGTCATGCACCAAATCGGCGCTACCCAGCCCGACGATCTGGAGAAAACGCCCGGACACATGCAGGGCGTCCGTTTGCAAGTCCCAGTACCAGATGCCGTCATTGGATCCGCGGGTCGCCAGCGAATAGCGGTTTTCGGACCGCACCAACTCGAGTTCGGTGTTCTTCTGTTGGGTGACGTCGATCATCAGGCCGATCATGCGGTTCGGCCGCCCCGGCTCGACCACCGCGCGGCACAGATCGCGCACCCACACGACCTTGCCAGACTTGGCAATCAACCGGTAACTCATCTCATAGGCACGGCTGTGCGTGGCGTTGTAGGCAGCATCGTCGATCACGAGGGCCTGCGCCAGGTCATCGGGATGCACATGCGCCCGCCAGAAGTTAGGGTCAGCCCGCCACTCCTCGACGGAGTAACCGAACAAGCGTTCGACTTGCGGGCTCAGAAAGGTATTGCCCACGCCGATTTCAGCCTCCCAAACCACGCCGTCAATGGTTTCCAGCAAGCGCAGAAAGCGCTGGCGAATTTCCACCAGCACCTGCTCGGTGACCTCGGTGATCTCGATCAGGACACCCTGGCGGCTGATCACCCGATCCGCCGCATCCGTCTCCGGGTGGAGCTGCAGACGCACCCAGCGATAGTCCGCGTTGGCAAAACGCAAGCGGAACACTGGCATGCCCGAGCGCATGGTGCCGATATCGTCGGCATGCACGAATTCAAGCAAAGATCTGCCGAGCGCCTCCGCCACCGAATGGCCGGTGAGCTTGCACCACGCCGGATTCAGATAAGTGATCTCCCACAGCGCATCGGTTTGCACCACCGCCTCGGGTAGCAGTTGCAGCAGGTTTGCGGACGGCGTGGGCGTGATGGGCATGCAGGGCTATTGCAAGATAGGGTCAGATATATACCGGGCAGCGCTGAACCAGTCCTTCGCGCGTCGCGCAACCCGGTTTTGGGCGGCCTGCTGCAGTGCCAATCCCATTGTTAAATCGGGCGCGCGTCATCACCAGGACTCAGGCAGCGTCGCCTGAACGGATCGGAAAATCAACCGCTTAAAACCGAGTATGGCATGCATCCAAGCCGCCTTTGGACTCGGTGCTTTGGATGGTTTTAGGCCGCATGAGGTGTGCGAGCCAGCAACGCCCTCCCTCGCCACTGGCTCGCTCGCATCGCGACGGCATCACCCGTCAGAACGCTACCTTCACCCCCACCGTCACATTGCGGCCCATCAATGGCGCGGCGTTCTTGATGAACGAGGTGTGGGCATACGCCAAGCGGTCGGTCAGGTTGTTCGCCTTCAAATACACCTGCCAGGGCGAGCCGTTGCTCAGCTGGCCGTTGTAGCTGATGCCCAGGTTCAGCATGCCGTAGCCGGGCGTGGCGGTTTCAAAGTCGGCCACGCGGTTCTGGCGGGCCACCTGCACCCATTCCACCTGGCCTTCCCAGGCCTGCCAGTTGGCGTCCAGCCGCACACCGGCGCGGGTGGCCGGGATGCGCGGCAGCAGGCCACCGCCGTCGGCCAGCCGGGCGCGCACGGTGTCGCCAAACAGGGTGATGCCGAAGTTGCGGTTCAGGCGCTGGCGCACCTGGCCTTCGATGCCGGTGAAGGTGGCGTCGGCCTGGCTGTATTGCAGCAGTTGCAGGCCGTCCACTTCATCCAGCGTGCGGCCGTAGATGTAGTTGTTGATACGGTTCTTGAACACACTGACGCCAAAGGTGGTGTCGCCGCTGGTTTTGCGCAGGCTGACGTCGATGTTTTGCGAAATTTCTGACTTCAGGTTGGCGTTGCCACGCTCATACGTGCTGGTGGCCATGTGCAGGCCTTGGGCGTACAGCTCTTCGGCGGTGGGGGCGCGGCTGGCGTGGGTGAACGAGGTGCCCACCTGGTAGCCAGGCGTGAACTTCCACACCGCGCCCAGCGACGCGGACGTGCCGTTGTGGCTGCGCTCGATGCTGCTGGTCTGGGCCTCGGCCGTCTGGCGGTCGTGGCGCAGTGCGGCTTCAAAGCGCCAGTCGCCCAGGCGGTATTCCTCCAGCGCAAAGAAGCCGAGCTTGCGGGTGATGGTGGGCTCGACATAGGCTTCTGCGCCGTCTGCGGCGAACTTGCGTTGCGAGGTTTGCAGGCCGATCAGGCCCTTGAACCCAGCAATGGGCTCGTGTTGCAGCTCGACGCGGGTGTCGTAGGCCTTGTTCTTGAAGGTGGTGCTGATGGCACCGTCCTCGACCTCGTCGTGTACGTAGTCGGTCACGCCTGCGCGCAGGCGCAGGGCCGAGAAGCCTGCAAACGGGTTGCGCAGCTCGCCCCGGATATCGAAGCGTTCACTGCGCAGGTCGACCACGGGCACATCCCCCGCAGCGGCGCCATGGTCGTGGCCGTCGCCTTCCTCTTCGCCCGCATGCGCGCCGCAGTGCAGGTGGTCACCATGGGTGTGGCAGCCTTCAAAACTGTGGTTGTGGCCGGGCAGGCCGTATTTGGCAGTCTGGCGCGTGTAGGCGGCGCCCAGGTAGCCCTGGTCGCCCACCCACGACAAGCCCACGCTGCCGGTGTCGGTGCGGTTGAAGCTGCCCAGCACCTTGTTGCCGCCTGACCAACCTTTGCCCACACCGTAGTCGCCTGCATCGCGCGCCACGCCTTCGACATGCACAGCCAGGTTGCCAGCGCCACCGGTCAGCGAGAAGGCCCCTGCCCCCTCGCGGGCGCCGGTGTTGGCGCGCAGCTCGGCGCTGCCTTCGTAGCCCTTTTGCGGGACGGCGGTGGGGATTTTTCCGTCCAGCACGTTGACCACACCGCCCACTGCGCCGTTGCCGTACAGCAGGGCCGACGGGCCGCGCAGCACCTCGATCTGCGTGGCCAGCAGGGGCTCGGACACCACGGCGTGGTCGGGGCTGATGGTGGAGGCGTCGTGCAGCTCGGCGCCGTCGCTCAGCACCTTGACGCGGGGGCCGTCCATGCCGCGAATGATCGGGCGGCTGGCACCAGCGCCAAAGTGGCTGCTGGTGATGCCGGGTTCGCTGTTCAGTGTTTCGCCCAGCGTGCCCTCGCGGCGGCGCACGAGTTCGTCGCCCTCCAGCACGGAGACGGGAGTGGTCATGTCGTTGGCGCCCAGTTGCAGGCCGCTGGCGGACACGGTGACGGGGGGCAGGCTGGGCGCGGCATCAACCGCCGCAGGGGTCGCTGCGCTTGGTGGGGTCTGTGCATGGGCGGTGCCCGCGCCTGACAGCGCCAGCAGGGTGGCGAGCGCCACGGGGTGCAGGGTGGGACGGTTGCGGCGGGTTGCGCAACGGGGGGCCAGGGAGGGGTGAGTCATGGTGGTTGTTTGCAGAAGGGGCATGCGCGGCGCTGGCCAGGTCAGGCCAGATGCGCTCACGCACGCGGCCTCACGCCACAGGGCGCGAGGCTATGAATAAAAAATGCCTATCGCGCTTGATGAACAAGCGCTGGCAGCTATGAAATCAGGAGTAATGAGCGGCGCCCAGCCGGTACGCCCCCAATGAGGCCTGCTCGGCCTGTGCACGCGACGCCACAGGCGCATGTGCCATCCATGCCCACACAGCACAGCACAGGGCCTGGCGTGACGGCGATTGCGCAGCAACGCAGGAGGTTCAGGGGCGCGGCGCGTCAGGCCATCGGCGGGCCGCGCGCCTGGAACAGCGCCACATGCACAGCGCCTGTCCGCCCTGCAGGGGGCATGGGCAGTGCCTGCGGTGGCACCGCTTCGGGCAACGCCAGGGGGGCGCTGTGCATTGCATCGCCCAGCGCCAACTGGTCGAGCAACAGGCAATCCACTGCAGCAGCGTGGTGGGGAAGCAGCAATGGCAGCAAATACCCGTGGCTCTGTGCCGCCGGTGGAGGCGCTGCATTTGCCGTAGATTCCGTGGGGGACGTTGTGGCCCATGCCAGGGCTTGTTGCCCCGCATGCACCCGGCCCAGCGTGCTGCCGTGCGCCACTTGGTGCAGCCGCCCCAGCGTGGGCACCACCACCAGGGTCAGTAGCAGCCATGCCAACGCCAGGCGCTGCGCGACACTGCGCCAGGGCGCGCCCCGCCCCGTGCTGCGCAAGGCAGCGGTCAGCGCGAAGGGGTGTGGGCGAAAAGTGCGGATCACTGAAACCGGGGTCGACGTTGCGTGGGAAGGTCCTCGATTATTTCACTGGCACCGCTTCCACCACTCGGTAATACAAGCCGTACTGGTCGTTGGTGAGCACGGTGAATTTGCCCTCTACCACCACGGGTTCCAGCGAGTAGCGCACCGGCGTCTTGGCCTTGACCTCGACCATGCTCTCGGGGCCGCCGGGCGTGCAAAAAGAGCAGGTCAGCGGCACGGACGTGAGCAGAAAATGCGTCTGCGTCGGCTTGGCATCCAGTGGCACCATAAAACCCTGGATGCGCTGCACGGTCTTGTCCATGCCCTTTTGTGCCTCGTTGAACACGGGCAGGATGCCGTCCTTCGTGGTTTTTTTGGTCAGATCGGTCAGCACCGACCATGGCACCACATCATTGCGCTGGGGCAATGGCGCGATGGGGCTGTTGGGGCTGTGGTAGCCAGCGCCCGAACCCGATGGCACGGCAGTGCCTGTGCCCGCAGGCAGCGGCGACGACAGCATCGGTGGGGCCGCCGACGCCTCTTTGGCACGCTCGAAGGCGCCGGGTGCAGGTTTGGTGGCACCGCCTTGCTGGGCCTGTGTGCCGCCCGCCAACGCCAGTGCGGCCACCATGCCAATGAGGCGGAGCGTTGGGCCGTGGGTGGGTGTGGGGGTCAAGGCACGGGGCATGGCGGGCAATCTCGGTAAAAGCGGGGAACAGGCGATCAATGCGCGTGTTTCATGCCGCAGTATTTTCCGATAGCCAGGCTCTTGCAGGCGGCTTGCAGGTCTTTCTGGCATGGCTCGTGGCCCTTGCCCGACTCCAGGCATTTGGCCGCGGCCTCGTGCGCAACGGCCATGGCGCGGTGGCGCGCGACATCTTCCTGGGTGTCTTTGTCGTTGTGGGCCTGGGCGTGTGCCAGGGCACCGACGAGCAGCATGGGGGCCACGGCGAGTGCGGTGAGGAGCTTTTTCATGAAGAGCCTTTCAGGTCGGTTGATTTGAAAACAGGAATGTGCGGACGGACTGATCAAGGCTGGCCGAGCAGGTCTGCCACGTCGGTGTTGTAGGCCTGCAGGGCGGGCAACAACGCCGCCAGCGCTGCCACACCCGCTGCCAGCAGCGGCACGCCCGCCTCGGCAGGCAGCCACACCAGGCCGGTCACCGGCAACAGCCCTTGCGCCTGCAGCGCCCAGCCCAGGCCATGGGCCAAAACATGGCCCAGCAGCAGGCCCAACGCCGAAGCCAGCGCGGCCAGCCATAGCGCCTCCCACAGCACCAGCCCGGCCACACGGCCTGGTGGGGCGCCCAGCATGCGCAGCATGGCCAGGTCGGCCCGGCGCTCGCGCACGGCGTTCCACAGCGCGATGAACACGCTGAGCGCGGCCACGGCCAGCAGCACGCCGCCAAAGGCGCGCAGCACATCGGCGCCCACACCCAGCAGGCGCAGCAGGCGCGTGACCTCGATGGCGGGCGCTGCCGCCTGCAGGGCGGTGTCTGCGTTGATCTGGCGCGGCAAAGTGACGGCGGCCATGGGCGTGCGGTAGCGCACCAGCGCCACGGTCACCTCGCGCTCGTCCTTCAATATTTCCAGGTCTTCGGCATCGTTGGCCGTGGCGGTCTCGTGCACCATCCAGACCGATTCGGTGCTGGTGAGAATGAGCCGGTCGAGCACACAGCCGCAGGGCGCCAGCACGCCGCTCACGCGGTAGGGGTGGTTGCCATGGGCGTGCCCTCCTCCACCCAGCCCGTGGCTGCCGATGAAGGTGGCGCCCACCAGCGGCGCGTCTGCATGGCTGGCTTTCACAATGCCGCGCGCTACGCTGGCACCCAGCACAGCATCCATGGGCTGCGGCCACAGGGCGCCTTCTGCCAATGTGGCTTCGTAGTGCGCCACGTAGTCGGGTGTGGTGCCCACGATGCGAAAGCCCTGGTAGCTGTCGCCCAGGCTGAGCGGGATGACCTGCGCCACTAGCGGGTTCTTCTGCAGCGCCTGCACCTCTTGCAGCGGAATGTTGCCGGTGGGTACGTCGATGTGGAACACCCCCGCCAGGATGAGCTGCAGCGGGCTGCCCTTGGCACCCACCACCAGATCAATGCCCGCGAGGTCGCGTTCAAACGCATCGTCGAGCTGCGTGGCCACCAGCAGCACCAGCGTGATGGCAGCCAGGCCCAGCGTGAGCACCAGCAGGTTGAGCACGGCGGCCAGAGGGCGGGACCACAGATAGCGCCAGGACAGGCGGGCCAGTTTGAATACTCCTGAATTCATAGCTGCTCAGGCATATTCAACCGGCGCTCCGTGCCGATTTCATTCAAATCGAGGGTCTGGACACCCGCCAGGGCGGACACCACACGCTGGTCGTGCGTGGCAATCACCAAGCTGGCATCGCAGGCGACGGCGCTGTGCTGCAGCAGGGCCAGCGCATCGGCAGCGGCCTCGTCGTCCAGGCTGGCGGTGGGTTCGTCGGCCAGCAGCACCTGCGGCACCAACAGCACCGCCCGCGCCAGCGCAACGCGCTGCGCCTGCCCGCCGGAGAGCTGGTGCGGCTTGCGGGCGGCCAGCTCGGCCACACCCACTTGGGCGAGTGCGCGGTGGATGGCGGCATCGTCACGCGGCAGCCCGGCCGCAAAGTACGCCAGCGCCAGGTTGTCCGCCACGGTGAGTGCGCTGCTGAGGTACAGCTTTTGCGGCAAGAAGCCAATGCTGCGCGCGCGCCAGGCATCGATCTCGGCCCCGCGCTGCGTGCCCAGCTGCGTACCCGCCACAAACAAATCGCCGCTGCTGGCACCGCGCAGCCCCGCCATCAGCGACAGCCAGGTGGACTTGCCCGTGCCCGAGCGCCCCCGCACCAACAGCGTGCCGCCTTGGCGCAGGTCTACATCGGGGAAGCGCAACGGAGCGGCGCCGCCCGTGGCATAGGTATGCGAAAGGCCCCGGGTGCGGATCATGCGGCGGCGCCCTCAGCGGGGTGCGCGCAGTCTGCACAGCGCCCGTGCACCGCAATATCGACCGCCAGGCTTTCATGCCCCGCCGTGGCCAGCGCCTGCAGCACCTGCTTGAGCGCGGTCTGCACCTTGGCCGATCCCTGCGACAGTCGGAACTGGCGGTGGCAGTCGTCGCATTCAAACCGGGGCGCCGCGCCCTCTTCCCCTGCGGCGCCCGTGCGTAGCGTGTAACGCGGGCGGTATCGACTTGTTTGTGTAGCAGCCCGGCCGCCGCAAACCGGTCGAGCATGCGGTAGACGGTGACCTTGTTGACCGCAGCGCCGGCATTGGCGAGTGCGGCTTCTACTTCGGATTCAGACAGCGCGGCTTCGGGGCGGGCCTGGTACAGCGCCGCCAGTGCCCGCGTGGCACGGGTGGCGCGAAGGCCGCGCGGCAGCGACCAAGGCTGGGCATGTTCGGATGAAGTGGTCGGGGTGGGCATGGAAGGTACGGTTGGCGGACAAGGGCCGCAACGCAATTGGGTTGCATTATGCCTGCCCAAAACGCACGCACAGACTCCACTGCCGCGAGCAGCAAAATGAAGGCAACCCAGGGTGATGCAGCGACCCAGCCGCTAAGCGACCAAGCAACCCAGGGCAAAGCCCTCGTTTTGCCACAAGCAAACCCGATTTCCTGGTGCGGGTGGGTTGTCTGCGGTCGCCAACCTGAGGGCGCTGGCCGGGGCGCGGTGTGCGGCGCTTCAACACCCAATGAGCTACTAATCAGGTTTGGCAGACCCATTCGGCTGGCCTCACCCGCCACCTGTGGCTTCATTGCAGCACCCAAGCGCGGGGCGTCCCCGCAGGCCGTCAAAGAGTGGCGTGCATCTGGCGGGCCCGGTTAGGGAATCCTCTGCACGAATCAGGTGGTAAGGGTGCGCTGCGGATCGGGATGGGGCTGCAAGGCGCAAAACGCAGCAATAGCCGTAGCTATGGCGAGTATTTGCAACACGGCAGACCGCCCGGGGCCGCAGATGCACACGGCACGCTGATTCGTTCAGAGGGTCCTTAACCCCATCAGGTGATTGAGGGCCCGGTGCGGAGCGATTACCCCCCGATCTTGGTGACCGAGTTGGTTTTGAACAGTTTGGTATCCGCATCTGTTTTCAAGGCGCTGAAGGCGTTTTCCCCCAGCCTGAATCCATACCAGCACAGATTCGTACTGTTTCCCCATTTGGTGAATTTTTTGGGCGCGCAGAATTTTCCGTCTTCCTCCACAGTCCAGGTGCCTTCTACCGGTGAGTCTGTTCGGCTTGAATAATGCGATCCAGTGCCGGTTATTTTGCCGTCCACCGAAAAGAACAACTCTTCTTCGCCTTGGCCGTTGGGCCATTTTTGCTGAATCCGCATCGGCATTAATGCCATGATTTCGGCTTTTGTGTTTTGTTTTCCGCCCTTTTCCAACAGCTCGCCCACTGTGCTTTGCGCCATTGCGCCAGCGCCCAGGGTAAGGCCCATCAAGGCAAATATCCACCGAACAGATTGATTTTTCATGACCAAATGCTCCATCAACAAAGAGGCTCCATCGCGGATCCAAAAATTTTACGAAGCCACCGCGCTGCCCGGTCTGCGTGAAAACCCTGCGGAGCTTCATTCAAAGCAGCCAAAATGGCAGTGGCATTTCTTTGGGCGATGAATCCCCATAATATCGCCTTACTGCACAGACCTCTCTGGCACCACCCCAAGGGTAGGGTGAAAAATGCCGCTCCGGGCCGTCGCCCAGTGGTATGGAAGGACGCGGGGCGTTATCTCACCCCTTCAAATACCGCGCAAACGTCTTGCGAAACTTCTCGACCTTCGGCCCCACCACAAAAGCGCAATACCCCGCGTTCGGGTGGTTTGCAAAGTAATCCTGGTGATACGCCTCGGCCGTGCTGTAGTTTTGCAGCGGCTTTACCTCGGTAGTGATGGGCGCGCCAAACAGTTTGTCTTGCGACATCTGGCGGATCATGTGGCTGGCCGCCTCGCCGTCTTCGGGCTTGTCGAAGTAAATACCGCTGCGGTACTGCGTGCCCACATCGTTGCCTTGGCGGTTGAGGGTGGTCGGGTCGTGGGTGTGGAAGAAGATTTCCAGGACTTCTTCGAGGCTGATCTCGTCGGCGTCGTAAGTCAGGCGCACCACCTCGGCATGGCCGGTGTCGCCCTGGCAGATCTGCTCGTACGTGGGCTGGATGGTTTGGCCGTTGGTGTAGCCACTTTCCACGTCGGTGACGCCGCGCACGCGGTCAAAAACCGCTTCGGTGCACCAAAAGCAGCCACCGCCCAGGGTGATGGTTTGCAGGTTGTGGGCCATGTATTTCTCCATGCGATGAAAGTTCTAAGCATGGTACGCGGCCACGTTCGCCGCCGGGCGAGCGGGGGCATTGCGCGGCCCCCACGGCAGCGCTACTCGTATCGGCGCCCCTGCGCCATCAGCTCGGGCGTGCCAATGACAGCGTTCAATCCGTCAAAGTCGAGCATCTGGTCTTTGAAGGGCGCAGTGGTTTGGTGCGCGTGCAGGCTGGCGTAATAGCCCTGCAGCGTGTGCGCCACGGCGCGGGCCGTGCCACCCGGGAAAATCACGATGCGAAAGCCGCGCTGCTGCAGCTCGGCCGCGCTCTGAATGGGTGTCTTGCCGCCTTCGACCATGTTGGCCAGCAGCGGGATGCGGTGGGCAAAGCGCTGGCAGGCCGCGTCCATCTGCTCGGGGGTGCGCAGGGCTTCGATGAAGAGCGCGTCCACACCGCACTCCAGATACGCCTCGGCGCGGTCGAATGCGGCGTCGATGCCCTCCACAGCCAGCGCGTCGGTGCGGGCCAGGATCAAGGTGTGGGTGCTGCGGCGTACGTCCAGCGCGGCCTTGAGCTTGCCGCACATCTCGGCCACCGGCACCACGGTTTTGCCGTCGAGGTGGCCACAGCGTTTGGGAAAGCCCTGGTCTTCAATTTGCACCATGGCCGCACCCGCGCGCTCAAAGCCGCGCACGGTGCGCTGGGTGTTCAGTGCGTTGCCAAAACCGGTGTCGGCATCCACGATGACCGGCGTGCGCACGCGTTCGGTGATGCGGGCCAGGGTGTCTTCGACCTCGGTGTAGGTGGTCAGGCCCACGTCGGAGCGGCCGAGGCGCGTGTAGGCAATGGACGCGCCGGAGAGGTACAGCGCCTCGAAGCCCGCCTGCTCGGCCACCAGGGCGCTCAGGGCGTCGTACACGCCGGGGGCCAGGATGGCGCGGGGTTCGCGCACGCGTTGGTGCAACGATGGATGGTGGGATGGGGTGGTCATGGTTTCAGTCTTCCGAATACTTCACCAGTTCGGCCGCCGTGTGCGCGGCGATGTACCCACCGGCCACGGCGCTGAGCAGGCCGTTGCCGGAGAGATACCCCCACACGGCATCGCCCGACACGCCACGTGCCGCGCCGCCTGCGGCCAGCAGATTGGGAAAAGGCTGGCCGCCCTGCCCCAGCACGCGGCACTGGGCGTCGATGTCGAGCCCGCCCTGGGTGTGGAACAACGCGCCGGTCACCTTGACCGCGCAGAACGGTGCCTGCAGCGGGCGGGTAAACATGCGGCGATTTGAGTCTTTTTGGCCGCTGGTGCCTGTGGTACTTGCCAGAGTAGCTATCAATTTTGATTCTTCGCAACCGATGACCGCCGCCAGCGCCTGCACGCTGTCGCAGTGCTTCACGGCACCGGCTGCCTCGGCATCGACAAAGTCAGGGAAAGTGCGCGCCAGCGCAAGGATGGGCGCGTCGAACACGTTCCACGCCACGCCGCCCGGTTGCGCCAGCACATGCACCGAAGCCTCGGAGTAGCCCTGCGTCTCGTCGTGAAAGCGCTCGCCCAGCGCATTGACCTGGATGCCGCCTTCCATCATCAGCGCCCATGAGATCAGCGCGCCCTGCGGAATGGCCCAGGAACCGTGGCCTTGGTAGCCGCCCAGGTCGGCCAGCTGCGCGCCCAGCTCTCGGCCCCAGGCGATGGCGCTGCCGTCGTTGCCGGTGTGGCCTGCGAACAGGGCATCTCCCATCTCGGGCAGCAGCTCGCGCACCATGGCCGGGTTGCCGCCAAAGCCGTTGCAGGCCAGGATGAGTGCGTCGCAAGCTAGGTGCTCCAGCGTGCCGTCAGGCCGCTCGTAGCCCACGCCGATCACGCGCTGCTGGGTGTCGACCCACAACTCGCGCACCGTGGCTTCGGTGATGAGGGGAATGTCGGCTGCTGTGACCGCATTGGCCAGACGTCCCATCAGGCCCACACCGGTCTTTTCGGGCGTGGCGTGCATGCGGCGCACGCTGTGGCCGGGGTACAAGAATCCATCGAGCACCTGCCACTGCAGCCCGTGGCGCTGCTGCAGCGCGTCGAGCGCGGGGCCGATGGCCTGGGCATAGGCATCGACCAGATGCGGCGCAGCCCTGCCCTTGGCCTTGGCGCTGATGTCGGCGGCGAATTGTGCAGGGCTGTCGTTGATACCCGCCGAACGTTGCACCTGTGTGCCGGGCGCGGGGATGAAGCCGGATGACAGAGCGGATGAGCCCTGCGGCGTGGCATCGCGCTCCAGCACAGCGCAGTCCACACCGGCGTCGTGCAGCATCAGCGCCGCCGTGAGGCCACAGGCGCCGCCGCCCACGATGA includes:
- a CDS encoding DUF3299 domain-containing protein — encoded protein: MPRALTPTPTHGPTLRLIGMVAALALAGGTQAQQGGATKPAPGAFERAKEASAAPPMLSSPLPAGTGTAVPSGSGAGYHSPNSPIAPLPQRNDVVPWSVLTDLTKKTTKDGILPVFNEAQKGMDKTVQRIQGFMVPLDAKPTQTHFLLTSVPLTCSFCTPGGPESMVEVKAKTPVRYSLEPVVVEGKFTVLTNDQYGLYYRVVEAVPVK
- a CDS encoding sensor domain-containing diguanylate cyclase — its product is MPITPTPSANLLQLLPEAVVQTDALWEITYLNPAWCKLTGHSVAEALGRSLLEFVHADDIGTMRSGMPVFRLRFANADYRWVRLQLHPETDAADRVISRQGVLIEITEVTEQVLVEIRQRFLRLLETIDGVVWEAEIGVGNTFLSPQVERLFGYSVEEWRADPNFWRAHVHPDDLAQALVIDDAAYNATHSRAYEMSYRLIAKSGKVVWVRDLCRAVVEPGRPNRMIGLMIDVTQQKNTELELVRSENRYSLATRGSNDGIWYWDLQTDALHVSGRFLQIVGLGSADLVHDGGWRFLEQLIDPEDRGRVQEAYRRHLSGNSPNFSVDFRAFHGAGRPVWVNWRGLAELEEGVAVRMAGSLSDLAERGSSYDALTNLPGRPLFRDRLAQLIALHQNEGVNGGGVATRDGATMFAVLLLDLNGFKAVNDSYGHHVGDQLLQQVARRLESCVRAVDLVARMGGDEFNVLLESIDPAEARQRAQQITAALEVPYVIGGHTVISGASIGLISSASRLATVDDYLRAADTAMYRAKSQSLGVCVFQ
- a CDS encoding bifunctional GNAT family N-acetyltransferase/nucleoside diphosphate kinase regulator; amino-acid sequence: MTKPFISLCPEITRADALKLMDWLEDEDVTRYLSDSRHVSRFIEQVVGRVQLPTLTHLFNQGGRFFMAYDRHDVPVGFVRLVKSGTDCEMVLVIGNRDNWGRKLGVSTLREGMKLAFFDMRAEKLIAKIHADNTRSLRAFEHCGFLRESQAHAPHSFSITSNRYLQLLRDSPADYVTDIHITEIDKARLTSLLAVERAPDIFELEHEIERAIVVDSRQVAPDVVTMNSRALVRLDDEDAEVALVYPEDADDRAGKLSICSGIGMAILGYKEGDAFDWRVNDRTRHIRIEKVLYQPEAAGDFHL
- a CDS encoding TonB-dependent receptor domain-containing protein, with protein sequence MTHPSLAPRCATRRNRPTLHPVALATLLALSGAGTAHAQTPPSAATPAAVDAAPSLPPVTVSASGLQLGANDMTTPVSVLEGDELVRRREGTLGETLNSEPGITSSHFGAGASRPIIRGMDGPRVKVLSDGAELHDASTISPDHAVVSEPLLATQIEVLRGPSALLYGNGAVGGVVNVLDGKIPTAVPQKGYEGSAELRANTGAREGAGAFSLTGGAGNLAVHVEGVARDAGDYGVGKGWSGGNKVLGSFNRTDTGSVGLSWVGDQGYLGAAYTRQTAKYGLPGHNHSFEGCHTHGDHLHCGAHAGEEEGDGHDHGAAAGDVPVVDLRSERFDIRGELRNPFAGFSALRLRAGVTDYVHDEVEDGAISTTFKNKAYDTRVELQHEPIAGFKGLIGLQTSQRKFAADGAEAYVEPTITRKLGFFALEEYRLGDWRFEAALRHDRQTAEAQTSSIERSHNGTSASLGAVWKFTPGYQVGTSFTHASRAPTAEELYAQGLHMATSTYERGNANLKSEISQNIDVSLRKTSGDTTFGVSVFKNRINNYIYGRTLDEVDGLQLLQYSQADATFTGIEGQVRQRLNRNFGITLFGDTVRARLADGGGLLPRIPATRAGVRLDANWQAWEGQVEWVQVARQNRVADFETATPGYGMLNLGISYNGQLSNGSPWQVYLKANNLTDRLAYAHTSFIKNAAPLMGRNVTVGVKVAF
- a CDS encoding FtsX-like permease family protein yields the protein MNSGVFKLARLSWRYLWSRPLAAVLNLLVLTLGLAAITLVLLVATQLDDAFERDLAGIDLVVGAKGSPLQLILAGVFHIDVPTGNIPLQEVQALQKNPLVAQVIPLSLGDSYQGFRIVGTTPDYVAHYEATLAEGALWPQPMDAVLGASVARGIVKASHADAPLVGATFIGSHGLGGGGHAHGNHPYRVSGVLAPCGCVLDRLILTSTESVWMVHETATANDAEDLEILKDEREVTVALVRYRTPMAAVTLPRQINADTALQAAAPAIEVTRLLRLLGVGADVLRAFGGVLLAVAALSVFIALWNAVRERRADLAMLRMLGAPPGRVAGLVLWEALWLAALASALGLLLGHVLAHGLGWALQAQGLLPVTGLVWLPAEAGVPLLAAGVAALAALLPALQAYNTDVADLLGQP